Genomic window (Xenopus laevis strain J_2021 chromosome 3S, Xenopus_laevis_v10.1, whole genome shotgun sequence):
TTCATGCACAAGCTTGTTCACGCACACAGGTGACAACATGTCCAGATGGGTTTGCCCAGGGCCCTAGGTTGGCATGGCCCACCATTGTTCTATTCTCCCTCATTGTAGAATTGGTGCAGGGGCTCCTTGGACAACAAATACATATGGTGGCACAGCGCTCAGCAAACAATACCGACCTACAGTCGgtgcatttttttattaagaaaagtttagggttgccaccttttccagggCCAAAACATGAACAAAGAGGCTGGGATGATGATGACAGGGACAGTAGGTGAAGTTGGGGTCAGACCAATGACGTTTAAACCTGATTGGCTGCCTGGTTTTAAACCGGACAGATAGCaacttttcctttaactaaacGTAGTAACATGCATTTCTTCTCCCCTTTTCAAAGTGGGGTTTATGTCAGTTTATATTTAGTGTGGGAAACTATTCTGGGGCATGCCAGTATACAAGGCACACTGTTGAAAGAGAAACCAAAGAATCTGACACCAGCACCGTGGTACTTTTATAGCTGTGCAAACAataaatttatatacatttttaaactaaAGGTTAAagttccattttaattttttttaccagatgATTGAAACACTTGTAACATGCAATGCTCAAGATCTTCTTTGCCAGCTGAACTCACTCTTGGAGCTGGAAGTGAAATGCCAGCCAAAAGCTTGTGGTTTACGTTTGATTGAAACTGCCCATGACAATGGCCTCCGAATGACCTCCAAGCTGCGTGACTTTGAAGTGAAAGATTTGCTTAGCTTAACTCAGTTCTTTGGTTTTAGTACTGAGACCTTCTCTTTAACTGTGAATCTTTTGGACAGGTTCTTATCCAAAATGAAGGTAAGTAAGAATCATAGTGAACTCTGTTTAATATACTCTTGTAAGTGCAGAGAGTGGCAAGGGCAACATTTGTATGCAGTCTGCGAGGTTGTTCCCCACAATGCAGAATGCCAACATGGGAGGGGTCAGCTTTAACAGATTATACTTCCGACTTGCAGTCACTCTGTCCAAAACGCAAATTCTCCACAGAAACTTGTTGCAGAAGTAAGAGGAGCTCTTTTTTTAAGGTCACCAAGTAATGGGCCTTTTAGCTACTATCATCATCCCTGATGGTCCTTCCTGTCTTTCAGCAGTTTTCAACCTGGGAGATCAATATCTGATTAAACCCCCATTTAGATCCATTTAAGGAGAACATAGGAGATCAAAATATTTTGGGTGATCAAGCCATATAAACTTTTGGCTACCCAAGTGATGAGTTAAATCAAGTAATCCTAAATTATGAGACTGGGCCTAAAGATCAAGTTAAAGAGGCCCAAGCATACATGTATCCCAAGAACCATATACACTGTTTGACCAATAAGATTTTCCATCCCACTCAATAAAGTTCTGCCTTCTTATGGATGCTGTGCAACATGTATGAGGCAACAGTCCTGTAGCCTGTTCTAGATTTACATTtcaagtgtgtgtgtatgtatgaaatatataatgtcagtttttttttattgaaagaaatcacatatattattatttatttccttgAATACATTTTAGGTACAACCAAAACATTTAGGCTGTGTTGGACTTACCTGTTTCTACCTTGCTGTAAAAGCAATAGAAGAAGAAAGGAATGTTCCTCTTGCAACAGACCTACTCAGGATAAGCCAGTATAAGTTTACTGTTTTTGACATGATGCGAATGGAAAAGATTGTTCTGGAAAAGTTGGGTTGGAAAGTTAAAGCTACGACAGCCGTATACCTCTTGAAACTTTATCATTCCCTTGTGTTTGACAACCTGACAAGTGAAAGGTATGAACCATATACACCGTGCATGAACCATATGAATATATCACTGGGCCTGAAAGCAAAAATCCTTGTGTAATATATTCCTATGTGTCAGCTTCCTTTCAGGGCCTGTAGCAATATTATCACACTGCAATATATTCCTATGTGTCAGCTTCCTTTCAGGGCCTGTAGCAATATTATCACACTGCATAAAATCAACTgaaagtattttgttttgttcatcTGTATGTAAAACCACAAACCAAGCATTGCTAGAATTATCTAGTTTTAACTGTTGCTCTCACCTATTTTAGTGTCAGGTATCTTGATAGTACGCAATCTCTGAACTGAGATATTTGTGCATTATCTATGCCTTTATCTGTTTTAAGTGTTATGTCAAggctttattttccctttaacatagAACAATTAATTTACTGGAATAGTAGAAAGGGGATACTTTGACATTTTCTACTGATGTCATGGTTTAGATACAGAAGAAGCAAAATTGCTAAATTgctaacattttcaaatgtattgtttaatCTAGGAAAAAGCTGTTTTCTCCAGAGAGACTTGAAACTCATCTGAAAGCTTGCCACTGTAGGATTGGATTTTCCAAAGCTAAGGTGAGTGGAATTGAACCTGAACTGGATAGAGCCTTAGGTTTGACAAGGGGCCCATCTAGCTGTCTGTGACAAATGCTGCTGATATCTCTCAATGTGGAAGTGGATCCCAAGTGCACTAGTATCTGTTACAAAAAGCAACATTTTccattcaaattgaaaatagctAATGGTAGGCAAGAGAACTTCAGCAGGCAAATAGCCATTGTGCCATAGACCTTAGTCTAAGTTCCCACTCACTGGGGCTGCTTTTAAATACACTAATATAGGATGTATTCTAGAGTTAGGCATCAATTATACTTTGGGTGCCCCTATTACTCTCTAAACATCTTGCATTTTCTCAACATGAATGGTTTTTCACTAAATTAGAAAATGTTGTTTTGCTTCCTTTGTAGCCCTCTGTACTGGCATTATCAATTTTGGCACTGGAGATTCAAGAACAGAAGCTGTTTGAACTAATGGATGTAATGGAGTGTCTGCAGAATCATTCCAATGTAAGAATACTGATCTATGATTTTACTGCTATAATTAAACtctgagtaagtgccccagcaggcacgttaggtcttgctctgatgtcctaatacatttttcaatttttttaattgattgattcattatttctggggatactcacattttgcttttttgaaaagttgACTTGGACCtacaccctaggactggggtgaattgtgagtatattctccatgattaactttaataatatttgattttgaacTATTAATTACTTTTGTAGTAGTacctatacatttacatatttctttggcaccaacataaattatattattataattaaactCTACCTACTTTGGCAGACCCAAAACAGGAAGGTAGACTAGGAGGGTGATGGCTTCCCtgcaaaaaagtaaatatattccaGGAGTGAAGCGCCTCCACCTTCTAtagaaatgcctacttacaaaccacaaCAGTGGTGTTATGCATGTAACGAAAAGCTCTTTCTGGTCCCTCCTTTGGGTCACGACATTCCTTCCAGGTTCCAATGCCAGAGATAAAACCGGTGATAGTATAATAccgtttttattaaaaacaatttaaaatcaattaaaaaattacactcacatttaccctgacGGGTTTTTGCGCGACCCCACATGgactttttattggactgaatgcgCAAAAACCAgtcagggtaaatgtgagtgtaatttttttaattgattttaaatagtttttaataaaaacGGTATTATACTATCACCGGTTTTATCTCTGGCATTGGAACCTGGAAGGAATGTCGTGACCCAAAGGAGGGACCAGAAAGAGCTTTTCGTTACATGCATAACACCACTGttgtggtttgtaagtaggcatttctaTAGAAGGTGGAGGCGCTTCACTCCtggaatatatttactttttcgcAGGGAAGCCATCACCTTCCTATCACCTCTATTGCTACCTTAccaccactccccccccccccccccattaacagCCATTTGAAGGGAAAAAGGGGAGAAAACACGTACTTAATATTAAGTGCATGCACAGGGTGACATTACATATttggaacgtattacgctatgcttgtttttaatttctgttgccacaggcgctgatctcctcTCTTATATATATCCCTTTGGGAACATATATACGTTTGATTTTGGActtatatacagttgagagactgtgaaggggtcggcaagaaattatctaagagactgacattcttaattggctgcatttgtaagctgtatattgtttttataaggtAGACTAGGCACACACGACTAGGAAAGGAATGACTATGCAAGACGGGAACAAAGTTAGGAAAGTCTAGAAGAAGAACATTGTGAGACTGAAATTAGCCCCGGTAGGAGCTAGTGACACTTGAGGTTAATTaagtagatcagtgctgtccaacttctgcggtaccgagggccgaaatttttccagcctacatactggagggctgataatggaagccagtgttgatcactcccggtttttaaaccacacccatgttaccataagatcatgtccacattaattgtggtaacaccaaaaacaaaatggttggtgctcacttatcactcatatgtgaaaaaagttgtcatattaagacataccattaaatccatatgccttatcttcccctgtggataacacatcacccccagcacatgattaaacaccttaggggcccctaacaataatttattttcaaatgctaacaaacccccagaacaaataccaggcttatgttccacaggcagagcagggcacacacgaGCAgagcgcacacagggagcatatggaaggtaGAACAGAGCAAGGGAcaactctaatatgtactacatacagtgacctagtgctggtgccccattagcaatttgtataaagtgtgaacaatgtgggcagtttcagtctgggtcccaggtgtgaatagtacagggatttagggtgtgaacaatagaggtgtcacaggtgtgaacaatgcaggggattagtctgaatttcaagtttaaacaatgcagaggccagttagtctctgtagtgataccatttaaattgtACACATTGTAAGAAAACACAggaggtaggtggggggccacagaaggggggtgcacgggccgccagttggacagccctgaggTAGATGGTAAATCCCAAATTCACAAGAAGTCTCTCTTATGCCTTCTTAGCCCAGTGGGGTCCCTACAATAACACACACAAAAGATGGACTTTTGATTGTGGAATGATTCAATACAGCTTTTGAATATTGTCTAATAATTGTTTCTGATTTTCAGATTAGCAGCAGAGACCTGCACTGTTGGAAGGAACTGGTAGGCAAATGCCTTGCTGAATATGCCTCCAGTAAATGTTCTAAGCCAAATGTTCAAAAGCTCAAGTGGATTGTGTCAGGACGCACAGCAAGGCAACTGAAGCACAGTTACTACAAGGTAGCACAACTTCCAACAATTCCAGAATCTGGCTCCTAAAAGGTATGgactaaaaaacatttacacataatATGGTTGTATGGCATTATAGCTGTGTGTGCTGTCAATGATGGATACATAAACACCACAGGGAACTATCAAAGGTGCACTTTTTGTACCTTGCCCCATCATAAATACGGCCTAAAAGGTCTGAAATTACTCTTTAGCTAAGAAAATGGAACAAATGAGGTTAAAAGGAAGAAATTCCAGATAAACTAAGGTGTTTAAATGGAGCTAGACATAGTTATTAATTCATTGAGTCATGGATAGAAcaaagagtgcaattgtgctagTTGTCGGGTGAGGAGGGTGGCATTGGTAAGGCTGCTTAAGGTGGTATAGGGGGGCAGAATCACCCCTactaaggaaagccttgcatatGTTTATTTACTGCTGTTGGGTATGGTGTTCATGTATGAGGGTTGTTGCTCATCATTGGGAAGCAATGATTAGAAAAAAGGATTAGAAAAAAGAATaatcaataaagatgaatttgAATACATGACAGTTAAATCTCCAGTTATTCCAACTTTTTACACTATCCCTAAGATTCATAAAAATCCCTTAAGTCCACCAGGACGCCCCATAGTTTCAGCGATAGGCAGTCTGACAGAACCTTCCAGCAAATATGTTGATgagattttaaaaccatttgtcAGCTGCCTTCCATCATTTATACAAGATACCACAGACG
Coding sequences:
- the ccng1.S gene encoding cyclin G1 S homeolog; this encodes MIETLVTCNAQDLLCQLNSLLELEVKCQPKACGLRLIETAHDNGLRMTSKLRDFEVKDLLSLTQFFGFSTETFSLTVNLLDRFLSKMKVQPKHLGCVGLTCFYLAVKAIEEERNVPLATDLLRISQYKFTVFDMMRMEKIVLEKLGWKVKATTAVYLLKLYHSLVFDNLTSERKKLFSPERLETHLKACHCRIGFSKAKPSVLALSILALEIQEQKLFELMDVMECLQNHSNISSRDLHCWKELVGKCLAEYASSKCSKPNVQKLKWIVSGRTARQLKHSYYKVAQLPTIPESGS
- the ccng1.S gene encoding cyclin G1 S homeolog isoform X1; this encodes MIETLVTCNAQDLLCQLNSLLELEVKCQPKACGLRLIETAHDNGLRMTSKLRDFEVKDLLSLTQFFGFSTETFSLTVNLLDRFLSKMKVQPKHLGCVGLTCFYLAVKAIEEERNVPLATDLLRISQYKFTVFDMMRMEKIVLEKLGWKVKATTAVYLLKLYHSLVFDNLTSERKKLFSPERLETHLKACHCRIGFSKAKPSVLALSILALEIQEQKLFELMDVMECLQNHSNALISSLIYIPLGTYIRLILDLYTVERL